A DNA window from Myxocyprinus asiaticus isolate MX2 ecotype Aquarium Trade chromosome 45, UBuf_Myxa_2, whole genome shotgun sequence contains the following coding sequences:
- the LOC127435257 gene encoding patatin-like phospholipase domain-containing protein 2 — translation MFDLNGGWNLSFAGCGFLGIYHIGVASCLLEKAPYLVRGATKIYGASAGALTASVLTTEACLEKCCEDVIEVAKEARKRNLGPLHPTFNLVKVLRGGLYRDLPSNAHTLASGRLCVSLTRVMDGQNVLVSDFSSKDELIQALVCSCFIPVYCGLIPPAFCGVRYVDGGISDNLPQSELKNTITISPFSGESDICPKDNSTSFHELRFTNTSIQVNLDNMYRLSKALFPPEPKVLAEMCQSGYKDALRFLQENNLLQVACPTADMTLIQDTPTCCCPPGNKNPVVVETTKQWVLQRLRLLRKHHWWLDEQLVDNLPMPIKKVFCEACREKHGLLAQVTGFLPMRVASYMLMPYTLPVESVYSAAHRFLEWIPEVPADVRWLAEVAGGFYRLPWKGLTSEKSSGAPLRRCVSEPPIVDIQTPVIEQNGHIPLSASNLDGYNWTFPDNLREAPSVDPLDRSNNTRTSPRKMCFFVGSQDNHESQMDQ, via the exons ATGTTTGATTTAAATGGCGGGTGGAATCTCTCGTTCGCTGGATGCGGATTTTTGGGGATTTATCACATCGGCGTTGCGAGCTGTCTTCTGGAGAAAGCACCTTATCTGGTCCGTGGGGCCACTAAGATCTACGGAGCCTCCGCAGGGGCCCTCACTGCCTCTGTGCTCACTACTGAGGCATGTTTAG AGAAATGTTGTGAGGATGTCATTGAAGTTGCCAAAGAGGCTCGAAAGCGTAATCTGGGCCCTTTGCACCCAACGTTCAACCTGGTCAAGGTGTTACGTGGAGGCCTGTATCGTGACCTCCCTTCCAATGCACACACACTAGCGTCAGGCCGACTGTGTGTATCCCTCACACGAGTCATGGATGGACAGAATGTTCTGGTCTCAGACTTTAGCTCCAAAGATGAGCTCATCCAA GCACTTGTTTGTAGCTGTTTCATTCCTGTATATTGTGGTTTGATCCCTCCTGCCTTCTGTGGTGTG CGTTATGTAGATGGTGGTATCAGTGACAATCTGCCTCAGTCagagctgaagaacaccatcaccATTTCTCCATTCTCAGGAGAGAGTGACATCTGTCCTAAAGACAATTCCACCAGCTTCCACGAGCTGCGTTTCACCAACACCAGCATCCAAGTCAACCTCGACAACATGTACAGACTAAGCAAAGCTCTGTTCCCTCCAGAGCCAAAA GTGCTGGCAGAGATGTGTCAGAGTGGGTATAAAGACGCCCTCCGATTTCTCCAGGAAAACA ATTTGCTACAGGTGGCTTGTCCGACAGCAGACATGACTCTGATtcaggacacacccacctgctgctgCCCCCCAGGCAATAAAAATCCAGTTGTCGTGGAAACCACAAAACAGTGGGTGCTGCAGAGACTCCGCCTCTTGAGAAAGCATCACTGGTGGTTGGATGAGCAGCTTGTTGACAACCTGCCCATGCCCATTAAGAAAG TTTTTTGTGAGGCCTGCAGAGAAAAGCATGGTCTACTGGCACAGGTGACTGGTTTTCTGCCAATGCGTGTGGCTTCATACATGTTGATGCCTTACACGCTACCAGTGGAATCAGTTTACTCAGCAGCACATAG GTTTTTGGAGTGGATTCCAGAAGTCCCTGCAGATGTGCGCTGGCTTGCTGAGGTTGCAGGAGGTTTTTACAGACTGCCTTGGAAAGGTTTGACATCAGAGAAAAGCAG TGGCGCCCCCTTGAGAAGATGTGTGAGCGAACCACCAATAGTAGATATACAGACACCTGTCATAGAGCAAAACGGACACATACCTCTTTCTGCCAGCAACCTTGACGGTTACAACTGGACTTTTCCAGACAACCTCCGTGAGGCTCCCTCTGTCGACCCACTGGATAGATCAAATAACACAAGAACCTCCCCCAGAAAGATGTGCTTTTTCGTTGGCTCACAGGACAATCATGAGAGCCAAATGGACCAGTGA